The Bombus pascuorum chromosome 11, iyBomPasc1.1, whole genome shotgun sequence genome includes the window acatatataatacttaCTTCTTCATCTGGATTGGTCAAAtcatctttaaataaaaaattattagtcCAACAATCACCATGACAAAAAACTGTAAGAGGACCTTGCATGGCTGCAATTTCGCTCATAGTACGAAAAAATACATCATCGTTAAGAAATGCTTGTAATTTCTCCATTATCTCGAGTCTCTTGGATTCCATGTGAGGAGGAAAACCATCAGAAACCATTCTAATGGCATTCTTAGCAGCAACATGATAATATTGACGATACCAATCCTCATTTTCTGTTCGAAAAAGGGCTTCTTGTATACCTTGACCTCTATTTGGATCTGTCAGTCTTGCGAATTCTTCCGGCCTTGTACATCCATACGTACACATTAATATACACActtatataaagatataataatataacataataataaaaaaggaggaaaagataACATTATTTGACTTGCCTCGTTTCTCTAAGAGTTAGGCTGAGCGCATGAAAACCAGCTAAAGCTTTCAACGTTCGTTTCAAATGCTCAAGTTGTAATCCTTTTCTTCTGTCTTCCATTTTAAAGCCTCTTTCTCGTAAATCTTCCATAACAATAAGATCAATTCGCGCTGCGTATATTTTTGCGACTCCTCCAAAAACGTCTTTACCATTTGTTTGTAATTCATTCAGAGCAGGCCACACATGCGTATAAAATGCTACTTCGTTTTGAAATAGAAGTTCGCTTTTAAAAGCTTCACGATGTTCTCTTGATCGAGGTAAAACTTTGTAAATAATCGCACGTTCATAATTGACCCATTCACgatcttttatttgttttcgaCCTTTTGCTCGAATACGATATAGCATAGATGTATAATTGTCACCTCTTCCTGAACCGAGTTCTTCTTCCAAACTGGTAATTTCCACATCAGGTTCATCCTTTGTTATTAATTCACGCACAGATTCTAATGTAAGATTCACGTGTCCTTCCTCATCCATCACTCTGATACTAAAGATAAAAGttataacttttaaaaacTGTGAAGAAGAAGATTTCGTGTATCTATAAGATTcttgaatcaataaatatcgtaatacttTAGCCTTTGAACGTGGACGAATGAGTTACGATGTTAAGCTACGATGCAGGAAATAAGTATTTGAGTGACGAGAGAATAGTGCCTCCCACTGTCGCAcagcataatttattaatcgtaAGTACCCTAGCTAGGGGGGCAAGGACGTTAATACATATCAATCACGCATGTAATTTCTATTCTTTGAATGACAAATTGATTGAAATTCTTACACATATAACACAAATTTAATGAAGAAATTGAGtcagttttataaattttatatagctCAATACAACATTTAGATTTACAATTGCAAGAACAATAACAAAGAAAGAGAGTACGCAATTACATAATTgacataattttttcataattaatttgatttttcgGTATCAGAGGAATTTAATGCTTCCGCCCCAACTAAATTAATCAATTCTTTGCGATAAGCATCCGTTAATTGTGGAAGATTGTGTAATTCTGTAGCCATTTTAACAATATGTGGAAATCCTGAATTTACAGAATATTTGAGAATAAGCTGTAAAGATAAATGCCTTAAAGTTACActttaaatttgaagaagctaAACTAATTCTAACAAACTAACTAACAAACTAAAGagattataaatatgaatatacgTACAAAAGCTCccaaaatacatttttctgaaatataactttcaaataattcattcACTTGTTTTTCATTCATTgttggaagaaataaatctgATTTTTCAATAGTATATGTCAAAACTTCAATACTTTCTTTTATACGACCACCATGCAACAACATTGTTGCTATACAAGCTGTCGTGGAATTTTCAAGTGGAGTATATGTTTCTTGTTTTGTTTTGATCTCATTCTGTCAATAgcaaattgtttatttttattacatgtatttttTTGTCATTTACTATTATAAACAAACCAACCTGGATAGC containing:
- the LOC132911737 gene encoding uncharacterized protein LOC132911737, coding for MDEEGHVNLTLESVRELITKDEPDVEITSLEEELGSGRGDNYTSMLYRIRAKGRKQIKDREWVNYERAIIYKVLPRSREHREAFKSELLFQNEVAFYTHVWPALNELQTNGKDVFGGVAKIYAARIDLIVMEDLRERGFKMEDRRKGLQLEHLKRTLKALAGFHALSLTLRETRPEEFARLTDPNRGQGIQEALFRTENEDWYRQYYHVAAKNAIRMVSDGFPPHMESKRLEIMEKLQAFLNDDVFFRTMSEIAAMQGPLTVFCHGDCWTNNFLFKDDLTNPDEEDVYLVDFQLSRVGSLALDLANLLYCCANGEIRRAHMTQLLQHYHFHLMSSLHTLNPKQTPIDPSVMWELLNEEMRRCGRFGAGLALDILPISTCESNEAPDLYEESETSKGKQSARVPPRGGAECARLMTDLVLELVHNHAL